A window of the Pantoea sp. Lij88 genome harbors these coding sequences:
- a CDS encoding biofilm/acid-resistance regulator YmgB/AriR, producing the protein MQHSSSDSSIIDYFRSAGDQLAPETELLGAVIRDIVADQGRVTNKAIILYLIAELECTSDEVRLDLLRRTLEIVVGRTPDDTGI; encoded by the coding sequence ATGCAACATTCTTCATCAGATTCTTCAATCATTGATTATTTTCGCAGCGCAGGTGATCAGCTTGCTCCGGAAACCGAACTGCTGGGCGCAGTGATTCGTGACATTGTGGCTGACCAGGGACGTGTAACCAACAAAGCGATCATCCTCTATCTGATCGCAGAACTGGAATGCACTTCCGATGAGGTCAGACTGGACCTGTTGCGCAGGACGCTGGAAATCGTCGTGGGTCGTACCCCGGACGATACCGGCATCTGA